The following are encoded together in the Argopecten irradians isolate NY chromosome 5, Ai_NY, whole genome shotgun sequence genome:
- the LOC138323879 gene encoding uncharacterized protein, which produces MRLRPSDIRFCQDSINSVFDKNSEHAYGRIGETLDDLLRGDSDVYDIPTITVVDVDDVWYTTDNRRLWVFQKLEDLGRCKKIPVIEDDEIPPKKFTTENDGISIYVRGDPGGHLWKILSGEEFSDDESSSSESSDIWSSDDDESDDGDGHYRYK; this is translated from the coding sequence ATGCGTCTCCGCCCGAGTGACATCCGATTTTGTCAGGATTCCATTAATTCTGTATTCGACAAAAACTCTGAACATGCCTACGGAAGAATCGGTGAAACTCTCGATGATCTGTTGAGAGGCGATTCGGATGTCTACGACATCCCGACGATCACTGTGGTAGATGTAGATGATGTCTGGTACACGACTGACAACAGACGACTCTGGGTGTTCCAGAAACTCGAGGATCTGGGACGCTGTAAAAAGATTCCAGTCATCGAAGATGACGAAATACCGCCCAAAAAGTTTACCACAGAAAACGATGGAATTTCTATCTATGTCCGGGGTGATCCGGGGGGTCATCTGTGGAAAATCTTGAGTGGTGAAGAGTTCTCCGATGATGAGAGTTCTTCTAGTGAATCGTCCGATATTTGGAGTTCCGACGATGATGAAAGCGATGACGGGGATGGTCACTATCGTTATAAGTAG
- the LOC138323881 gene encoding uncharacterized protein isoform X2: MPIEDLLVDTYFHFYHSSSRKEKYKEFTEFCDVEPTKILKHCSTRWLSLEKCVKRPLDHWPALQSYFNSHDDVERPGRIKRIAGHLSSPEMMMYYLFLSFILEPLNEFNTTFQADESKIGYMAEEIKRLLKIRQSQNHPGS; the protein is encoded by the exons ATGCCCATTGAGGATCTTTTGGTGGATACTTACTTCCACTTTTATCACAG CTCCAGCAGGAAAGAAAAGTACAAGGAATTTACAGAGTTTTGTGACGTGGAGCCAACGAAGATACTGAAGCACTGTTCTACCCGTTGGTTGAGCCTTGAAAAGTGTGTGAAGCGCCCCCTTGATCACTGGCCAGCTCTACAGAGCTATTTCAATTCCCATGATGATGTGGAGAGGCCTGGCCGTATCAAGAGGATTGCTGGTCACCTATCATCCCCTGAGATGATGATGTACTATTTGTTCCTGTCTTTCATCCTCGAGCCACTCAATGAATTCAACACAACATTTCAG GCTGATGAATCCAAAATTGGCTACATGGCAGAAGAGATCAAACGTCTTCTGAAGATTCGTCAAAGCCAAAACCATCCGGGAAGCTGA
- the LOC138323881 gene encoding uncharacterized protein isoform X1: MPIEDLLVDTYFHFYHSSSRKEKYKEFTEFCDVEPTKILKHCSTRWLSLEKCVKRPLDHWPALQSYFNSHDDVERPGRIKRIAGHLSSPEMMMYYLFLSFILEPLNEFNTTFQALADESKIGYMAEEIKRLLKIRQSQNHPGS; this comes from the exons ATGCCCATTGAGGATCTTTTGGTGGATACTTACTTCCACTTTTATCACAG CTCCAGCAGGAAAGAAAAGTACAAGGAATTTACAGAGTTTTGTGACGTGGAGCCAACGAAGATACTGAAGCACTGTTCTACCCGTTGGTTGAGCCTTGAAAAGTGTGTGAAGCGCCCCCTTGATCACTGGCCAGCTCTACAGAGCTATTTCAATTCCCATGATGATGTGGAGAGGCCTGGCCGTATCAAGAGGATTGCTGGTCACCTATCATCCCCTGAGATGATGATGTACTATTTGTTCCTGTCTTTCATCCTCGAGCCACTCAATGAATTCAACACAACATTTCAGGCATTA GCTGATGAATCCAAAATTGGCTACATGGCAGAAGAGATCAAACGTCTTCTGAAGATTCGTCAAAGCCAAAACCATCCGGGAAGCTGA